The stretch of DNA TTTTTAATTATTGTTTCATCAAGTGTAGCTCTATCTATAGAAACATTTGAACCAATCTCAACATCATCTTCTACTATAACTTTACCGATTTGTGGAATTTTATAGTGCTTTCCATTGTTGTTAACATAACCGAAACCATCACTACCAATAACGCTTCCAGAATGAATTATCACATTATTTCCAATTTCAACATTTTCTCGAATTGTAACATTTGGATAAATAATACAGTTATCGCCAATTATTGAATTTTCACCTACATAAACCATAGGCATTATATAACTATTACCAATTTTTGCATTTTTTGCAATATATGAAAAATCTCCAATATAAGCGTTTTTACTTACAATTGCAGAATCATCAATAGTAGCCTTTGGACTCTTAAAATTACCCTCTAACTTAGTTTTGTAAAAATACGTTAAGGCAAGTGCAAAACCTAAATAAGCATTTTTACAAACAATAAAATTTTTATCTTTGTACAAAGAAACATCAAATGATTCATCAACTATTATACAACCTGCTTTAGTACTAGGTATGTATTTTGTATATTTTTTATTTGATAAAAAACTGACTTTATATTCATCTGCACGCATTAGGCTTGCCACACCATCTATCTGGATATATTTTTCCCCAATATAAGTGCCATTTATAATTTGAGATAATTCTAAAGCACTGATCATTTTTTGCTTTGCTCGTATATTTTGTTGTATTCTTTGATAACCTGTGGCGTAATATCCAAAGCATCATTCCAATACACTAAACCCTGATGAACTTCAAAAACAAGATCTATACCTTCTTTCTGACTTATATTTTTGACTGTTTCAACAAGTCCATTTATAATATTTTGTGTATATTCTCTTTCTTTTGATACAACATCATCTGTAGCATCAGCTTTGTATCTTTCCAAATCTCTTGCTTTTGTCTGATATTCAACTTCTAACTGCTGTTTTTCTTTTTTAGGTGTTGATGGATTTTGAATTTTTTGTGCCAAAGCATTTAATTCCTGTTGTTTGTTGTCTATCACAGTCTTTTTTGCTTGAATAATCTTTTGAAGCATGGATTTTGCATCAATACCTGCCTGGCAATCCTGCAATGCTTTATTTAAATCTACAACAGCTACTTTTAGTGCAAATGCATTTGCGCTAAAAGTCAGTACCGAAAAAAAGACTACCAACCCTAAAATGTATTTTTTCATAAATCTTTAAACCCTCCTAAAATTATTTTCAAAATAAAGCCCCCATAGAAAACTGGAACACATAAGATTTTTCTCCATTTTTAGGTGCTAAATTTTTACCAACTTCAACTCTAATNNNNNNNNNNGCCCAAGTGGCGATATCCATTTAATACCGACACCCACATCTTTTTTAAGATCTCCAAAATCGTAAGAGTAAAGCCACGAATTACCTATATCAAAAAAAGCTTCACCATACAATTTTAACGATTCAATCAAGGGAAAAATTGTCTCTGCTTGAGCATATGCATATCTTGTACCACCTATATAGTTTCCATATTGGTCTGTCGGGCTTACTGTGCCATAGTCAAAGCCTCTTAAGTTATCTATACCACCCAAAAAGTACCTATCCTGCAAAGGAACTCCTTTGCCACCTATACCTTTTGCAAAACCAACACTACCTTTTAAATGTCCTATCATATCCCAAAATATTGGATGAAAATACTCAACTGTATTGTCCCATTTAATATATCTTGTGTTTCCACCAAAGCCAGTCAAACCTAAGCTTGATGAAAATAATGTGCCTTTAGTAGGAAATATATTATTATCAAGAGAATCCCATTTTATAAATGGTGTAATAGTACTTTCTGTAGTTGTGCCTTCTTCTTGCAATAAATAATAACTGGGTGTACCTGCTGTTATATTAATTTTATTTTGAGATAATGAATAAGAAGCACCAACACTTAATTGATCATCGTAAAACCTTTTTGCAACAGTGAATTTAAAACCATATGTTTTCTGATCATAATCCCAGCCATAATACATCATATTATACAAATCCAAGCCTACAGATATTGGCCTGTTATCAACCCATGGATTTACAAAACTTACATCAAACAAATGGCTGTTGGCAGAAAGATTCGCATAAAGTTTACCATATATACCAGAACCAAATAAATTTCTTTGCGTAACAGAACCCATAACGCCTACTTTGTAGTAC from Desulfurella sp. encodes:
- the lpxD gene encoding UDP-3-O-(3-hydroxymyristoyl)glucosamine N-acyltransferase — encoded protein: MISALELSQIINGTYIGEKYIQIDGVASLMRADEYKVSFLSNKKYTKYIPSTKAGCIIVDESFDVSLYKDKNFIVCKNAYLGFALALTYFYKTKLEGNFKSPKATIDDSAIVSKNAYIGDFSYIAKNAKIGNSYIMPMVYVGENSIIGDNCIIYPNVTIRENVEIGNNVIIHSGSVIGSDGFGYVNNNGKHYKIPQIGKVIVEDDVEIGSNVSIDRATLDETIIKKGSKIDNLVQIAHNVEIGENSILVSQCGISGSTKIGNNVILAGQVGIAGHLTIADNTIVTAKSGVGTNIKKSGIYSGIPVYEHSKWLKSSAIIPRLPDIYRKMLELENRLKELEKK
- a CDS encoding OmpH family outer membrane protein yields the protein MKKYILGLVVFFSVLTFSANAFALKVAVVDLNKALQDCQAGIDAKSMLQKIIQAKKTVIDNKQQELNALAQKIQNPSTPKKEKQQLEVEYQTKARDLERYKADATDDVVSKEREYTQNIINGLVETVKNISQKEGIDLVFEVHQGLVYWNDALDITPQVIKEYNKIYEQSKK